The sequence CCTTCCCAATACCAGGCGCGGTTTCCTTCACCCTCCCTGGTGAATTCGGAGTCTTCGAAGAGACTGCGGACTTCTTCCTGAAGGGACTGGGGCAGCGTCTGGATCTTGGCCTCCAACTGGGTGAAGGCATCTTGCGCCAGGCAGATCCCGACATGAGAGCGGTATCCCATGTCATCCCTCCTTTTTCCTGTTGATCTTGTTTATCATCAGCCGGTCAAAGGGCTTTCCCTCCGACTCACACCTGGCGATGAGCGCATCTGCGTCGTACTCGCCAAGGATCACTGAGAGTTCCAAGCGTAATTGCTCCTTGCTCAAGGTGCGCCTACCATTTTGAGCCGAGACCCGGAAACGATGACTCCCTGCGTTGATCCAGGAACCACCGACATCACTCAGGGCATAGGCGTTCTTCAACCCCTCCTCGATTTCCGAAATCTCGACTTCAAGCACGCCCTGCATGGTCTTCAATTCATTGAGTTGGGCCAGCGTGTCGATCCACTGCGGCTGGTCGAGCCCATAGAACTTCGGGCAATCGGCGTTGAATTCGCACCACGAGCACAGGGGATGAAACCCTTGTGCTGTGGGAAGGTGGTCGAGGCCTGCATCATTTTTCTTCAACTCGTCGACGTTGTGCCAGAGGTCCTCGGCTGTTTTGAGGCAGAGATTTAGCATGGTGTCATCCGGCAGATATGGCCCAAACGCTTTGGCATCCGACATGGACAGGCACAGCACCCATGCCTCGATATCGACCGCTGAAGGATGGGCTGGCATTTCGATGCCAAACTTCTCCAGGCAGAGCTGCGGAAAAGTGAGCCCGTCACTCCCCTGTCTACCTGCTTCACCATGGACACCAAATGCCGGTTGGTCCCAAAGTGCGCGTAAGAGGCCGACTTGGCCATAAACCTGAGTTTCATAAGAAGAATACAAGGTTTTAGGGATTTTTTCGCAGCTTTTAAGCTCCAAAATCCGGACCGTGGGCTTTCCTACTGAGCTGGCGAAAACAAAATCCAAATGCGCCTTGATCGGCACCCCGTAATAACTCGTCACGATCTCAAGTTGCTCGATCACGGGCAATCGTTGCTGCCTGAAGACCTGGGCAATACCCGCCTCAAACCAATGTCCTCGTTGCAGACGAAGTTGTTTGCCGATCAGTGCCAGGGCGGCATGCTGGTCCAGTTCTAGTCCATGGTCATTACCAAAAAGCTTTTGCCCCACCGCTGCACGTGGACACTCCAAGGCTCGGCCAATATCCGACATGCCGATGTACTGGCTCCGATCTCCAAGCGATGAAGCGGTTCTCTGCGCCGACGATTCAAGAAGCCCTTTCGCGAGCAGCGTCATGAGGCCATGGGATCGGTCCGCTTGAGCTTGCAAGGTTTCACTCATGCCCTACCCTCCAAAATGACGAAAGCTGCCCGCATGGAGCAGCCTTCGCTTGTGTTTTGTGTCCGGATTTTCATGATGCCTGCGCATACTTCCACCACATTTTTCGCTGAGGATTCCATTTGAACCCGGCTCCGGCCAAGAGTTCCTTCTTGGCTTGGGTATTGCCGGTGGCGACGATGCACAACTGCCCGTCTGTGGCGGTGATCTCTTGGTAGGTGATGCCGTCGAGTTTCGGGAGTTGGGTTGGTTGTGATTGGCTGGGAGGATGGGGAGACGGTGCAGAGTCCTGCATGGCTGGAGCCCTTTTCTGACGTTGCCCACCTTTTCCTGAATCCTTGGGCAGGTTTCCGTCCGTGTCTTCCTCTGTCACGATACCGAGCATGGCAGAAATGGAGTAGCGCCGGATGTAGGTCATGGCGATGCCAAGTCCTTGAGGATCGT comes from Desulfomicrobium apsheronum and encodes:
- a CDS encoding ERF family protein; the encoded protein is MHDQNYCSSETTKLANALIHVQRALQPATKDKLNPFTHSKYATLNSVMDSCREALLTNGIWLTQYPVPSDPGHLGLVTKLVHAESGQWQSSHAVVPLPKNDPQGLGIAMTYIRRYSISAMLGIVTEEDTDGNLPKDSGKGGQRQKRAPAMQDSAPSPHPPSQSQPTQLPKLDGITYQEITATDGQLCIVATGNTQAKKELLAGAGFKWNPQRKMWWKYAQAS